A single genomic interval of Bradyrhizobium sp. sBnM-33 harbors:
- a CDS encoding mucoidy inhibitor MuiA family protein produces the protein MRLIANSFLTTSLVVLTTMAAVPGQAADIAASSAVDAVTVYPDGASVTRLVTLDLPAGENSAVLKDFLLTLDPSSLRVEGEAGAKLTIGAIDAKPPRAAPPVNLPEVDKRIEVLKDERTNLQGAIDAATARRKFAQRFADASPAGIGDKGDARPIAEWRAAFAAVGEEIASADAAIRDAQRKQRELDREIAGLEQDKAQKPPSKLEVRIELAAAAATKATLRVTYAVRNARWTPLYDARLDTGAKDRKPALELVRRAEITQSTGEDWSNVALSVSTVRTARGGSAPELNPLIVQYPQAPRPQASASGMMDSNRTLLRATPAPKMAEALGGKAEEQQAAEEVSGFQVVFKIPGRVSLGASEGAKSLRVTSATLAPDLAVRAAPVKDPTAFLEASFKQNEDAPLLPGRVSIYRDGVFVGRGQMAAAAKDETVRLGFGADDKIKIERAVLKRNEGSAGLIMTTSKTDERAFKTTVRNGHDFPIRIAIEDQLPVSENEEIQVEMLSSTTPPTASNIRDKRGVLEWAFEAKPGEVRDINFAWRIRWPKDKGVVMVPAG, from the coding sequence ATGCGATTGATTGCGAACAGCTTTTTGACGACGAGCCTCGTCGTTCTGACGACGATGGCCGCCGTGCCGGGGCAGGCGGCCGACATCGCCGCGAGCTCGGCGGTGGATGCTGTCACTGTCTATCCCGACGGCGCCAGCGTAACGCGCCTCGTTACGCTCGATCTGCCGGCCGGCGAGAACTCCGCTGTTCTCAAGGATTTTCTCCTGACGCTCGATCCGTCGTCGCTGCGGGTCGAGGGTGAGGCGGGCGCAAAACTCACGATCGGCGCGATCGACGCAAAACCGCCGCGCGCGGCGCCGCCGGTCAACCTGCCCGAAGTCGACAAGCGCATCGAGGTGCTGAAGGACGAGCGGACCAATCTGCAGGGCGCGATCGATGCGGCCACCGCGCGTCGCAAGTTCGCCCAGCGATTTGCGGATGCGTCGCCGGCCGGGATCGGCGACAAGGGTGACGCGCGGCCCATCGCCGAATGGCGGGCGGCCTTTGCGGCGGTTGGTGAGGAAATTGCCAGCGCCGATGCCGCGATCCGCGATGCCCAGCGCAAGCAGCGCGAACTCGACCGCGAGATCGCGGGTCTCGAACAGGACAAGGCGCAGAAGCCGCCGAGCAAGCTGGAAGTGCGGATCGAGCTCGCAGCGGCGGCCGCGACCAAGGCGACGTTGCGAGTGACCTATGCGGTGCGCAACGCGCGCTGGACGCCGCTCTATGACGCCCGTCTTGATACCGGCGCGAAAGACCGCAAGCCCGCGCTCGAACTGGTGCGCCGCGCCGAAATCACGCAATCGACTGGCGAGGACTGGTCCAATGTCGCGCTCAGCGTCTCGACCGTGCGCACGGCGCGCGGCGGCAGCGCGCCTGAGCTCAACCCGCTGATCGTGCAGTACCCGCAAGCGCCACGGCCTCAGGCGTCCGCCAGCGGTATGATGGACAGCAACAGGACGTTGTTGCGTGCGACGCCGGCGCCCAAGATGGCGGAGGCGCTGGGCGGGAAGGCCGAGGAGCAGCAGGCCGCGGAGGAAGTCAGCGGCTTCCAGGTGGTGTTCAAAATTCCCGGCCGCGTCAGCCTCGGTGCCAGCGAAGGCGCCAAGAGCCTGCGTGTCACTAGCGCGACGCTCGCGCCCGATCTCGCGGTCCGCGCCGCCCCGGTGAAGGACCCGACCGCGTTCCTCGAGGCGAGCTTCAAGCAGAACGAGGACGCGCCGCTGTTGCCGGGACGCGTCTCGATCTACCGCGACGGCGTCTTCGTCGGCCGTGGGCAGATGGCCGCTGCGGCCAAGGACGAGACCGTGCGGCTCGGCTTCGGCGCCGACGACAAGATCAAGATCGAACGCGCGGTTCTCAAGCGCAACGAGGGATCGGCCGGCCTGATCATGACGACGTCGAAGACCGACGAGCGCGCGTTCAAGACCACCGTGCGCAACGGCCATGATTTCCCGATCCGGATCGCGATCGAGGATCAGTTGCCGGTCAGCGAGAACGAGGAAATCCAGGTCGAAATGCTGTCGTCCACGACGCCGCCGACCGCGAGCAACATCCGCGACAAGCGCGGCGTGCTGGAATGGGCGTTCGAGGCCAAGCCGGGCGAGGTGAGAGACATCAACTTCGCCTGGCGGATCCGCTGGCCCAAGGACAAGGGCGTGGTGATGGTGCCGGCGGGCTGA
- the serA gene encoding phosphoglycerate dehydrogenase, whose protein sequence is MTKPKVLISDALSPAAVQIFKDRGIEVDFQPNLGKDKDKLAEIIGNYDGLAIRSATKATAKIIDKAKKLKVIGRAGIGVDNVEIPAATAKGIIVMNTPFGNSITTAEHAITLMLALAREIPQADASTQAGKWEKNRFMGVEITGKTLGVVGCGNIGSIVADRALGLKMKVVAFDPFLSPERAKDIGVEKVELDELFKRADFITLHTPLTEKTRNIIDAAALAKMKKGVRIVNCARGGLVDEQALLDALNSKHVGGAAFDVFIEEPATKNVLFGHPNVICTPHLGASTTEAQENVALQVAEQMSDYLLTGAISNAVNFPSITAEEAPKLKPFIELAEKLGSFAGQLTESGILKVQITYEGHVAEMKIKAITSAVLSGLLRPMLGEVNVVSAPVVAKERGMVVDEIVRAAQSDYESLITVTVTTERQERSVSGTVYHDGKPRLVDIKGIRVDAEFGKSMIYVTNEDKPGFIGSFASLLGDANINIATFHLGRVKQGGDAIALVEIDGPVPADVLAKVQALPQVKQAKALVF, encoded by the coding sequence ATGACCAAACCCAAAGTTCTAATTTCCGACGCGCTGTCTCCCGCTGCCGTCCAGATCTTCAAAGACCGTGGCATCGAGGTCGACTTCCAACCCAATCTCGGCAAGGACAAGGACAAGCTCGCCGAGATCATCGGCAATTACGACGGCCTTGCGATCCGCTCCGCCACGAAGGCGACCGCCAAGATCATCGATAAGGCGAAGAAGCTGAAGGTGATCGGCCGCGCCGGCATCGGCGTCGACAATGTCGAAATTCCCGCGGCGACCGCCAAGGGCATCATCGTGATGAACACGCCGTTCGGCAATTCGATCACGACCGCCGAGCACGCGATCACGTTGATGCTGGCGCTGGCGCGTGAAATTCCGCAGGCCGACGCCTCGACGCAGGCCGGCAAGTGGGAGAAGAACCGCTTCATGGGCGTCGAGATCACCGGCAAGACCTTAGGGGTGGTCGGCTGCGGCAATATCGGCTCGATCGTCGCCGACCGCGCGCTCGGCCTGAAAATGAAGGTCGTCGCGTTCGATCCGTTCCTGTCGCCGGAGCGCGCCAAGGACATCGGGGTCGAGAAGGTCGAACTCGACGAGTTGTTCAAGCGCGCCGACTTCATCACGCTGCACACGCCGCTGACGGAGAAGACCAGGAACATCATCGACGCGGCGGCGCTCGCCAAGATGAAGAAGGGCGTTCGCATCGTCAATTGCGCCCGCGGCGGCCTGGTCGACGAGCAGGCGCTGCTCGATGCGCTGAATTCCAAGCACGTCGGCGGCGCGGCCTTTGACGTGTTTATCGAGGAGCCCGCCACCAAGAACGTGCTGTTCGGCCATCCCAACGTGATCTGCACGCCGCATCTCGGCGCCTCCACCACGGAAGCGCAGGAGAACGTCGCGCTGCAGGTCGCCGAGCAGATGTCCGACTATCTCCTGACCGGCGCGATCTCCAATGCGGTCAACTTCCCCTCGATCACGGCGGAAGAAGCGCCGAAGCTGAAACCGTTCATCGAACTCGCCGAAAAGCTCGGCTCGTTCGCCGGCCAGCTCACCGAAAGCGGAATCCTGAAAGTTCAGATCACCTATGAGGGACACGTCGCCGAGATGAAGATCAAGGCGATCACCTCGGCGGTGCTGTCGGGCCTGCTGCGCCCGATGCTGGGTGAGGTCAACGTGGTCTCCGCGCCTGTTGTCGCGAAGGAGCGCGGCATGGTGGTCGACGAGATCGTGCGCGCGGCGCAGAGCGATTACGAAAGCCTGATCACGGTGACCGTCACCACCGAACGGCAGGAGCGCTCCGTCTCCGGCACCGTCTATCACGACGGCAAGCCGCGGCTGGTCGACATCAAGGGCATCCGGGTCGATGCCGAGTTCGGCAAGTCGATGATCTATGTCACCAACGAGGACAAGCCCGGCTTCATCGGCAGCTTCGCTAGCCTGCTCGGCGACGCGAACATCAACATCGCCACGTTCCATCTCGGCCGGGTCAAGCAGGGCGGCGACGCCATCGCGTTGGTCGAGATCGACGGGCCGGTGCCGGCCGATGTGCTTGCCAAGGTGCAGGCGCTGCCGCAGGTGAAGCAGGCCAAGGCGCTGGTGTTTTAA
- a CDS encoding phosphoserine transaminase produces the protein MTVAKPASRPNVPHFSSGPCAKRPGWNPQNLKDAALGRSHRAKIGKAKLKLAIELTREVLEVPADYKIGIVPASDTGAVEMALWSLLGARPVTTIAWESFGEGWVSDIVKELKLKDVTKLHAGYGDLPDLSKADPASDIVFTWNGTTSGVRVPNADWISADRQGLTICDATSAAFAQELDFAKLDVVTFSWQKALGGEAAHGMLILSPRAVERLETYKPAWPLPKIFRLTKGGKLNQGIFEGETINTPSMLCVEDYLDALNWAKSIGGLKALIARADANTKVLSDWKAKTPWIDFLAKDPSIRSNTSVCLKFIDPAITSLTADAQAEFSKKLVALVEKEAAGYDFAYYRDAPAGLRIWCGATVEASDVALLTQWIDWAFAEAKAALPKAA, from the coding sequence ATGACCGTAGCGAAGCCCGCTTCGCGGCCGAACGTGCCGCATTTTTCCTCCGGCCCCTGTGCCAAGCGCCCCGGCTGGAATCCCCAAAATCTCAAGGACGCAGCCCTCGGCCGCTCGCACCGCGCGAAGATCGGCAAAGCCAAGCTCAAGCTCGCGATCGAATTGACGCGCGAAGTGCTGGAAGTGCCGGCCGACTACAAGATCGGCATCGTGCCAGCGTCCGATACCGGCGCGGTCGAAATGGCGTTGTGGTCGCTGCTCGGTGCGCGCCCCGTCACCACGATCGCCTGGGAATCCTTCGGCGAGGGCTGGGTCAGCGACATCGTCAAGGAGTTGAAGCTCAAGGACGTCACCAAGCTGCACGCTGGCTATGGCGATCTTCCAGATTTGAGCAAGGCCGATCCGGCCTCCGATATCGTTTTCACCTGGAACGGCACGACTTCAGGCGTGCGCGTGCCGAACGCCGACTGGATCAGCGCGGACCGCCAAGGTCTCACGATCTGCGACGCGACGTCGGCTGCGTTTGCGCAAGAACTCGATTTCGCAAAACTCGATGTGGTCACGTTCTCCTGGCAGAAGGCGCTGGGCGGCGAGGCGGCGCACGGCATGCTGATCCTCTCACCACGTGCGGTGGAGCGGCTCGAGACCTACAAGCCGGCCTGGCCGCTGCCGAAGATCTTCCGCCTCACCAAGGGTGGCAAGCTCAACCAGGGCATCTTCGAGGGCGAGACCATCAACACGCCGTCGATGCTGTGCGTCGAGGATTATCTCGATGCCCTGAACTGGGCGAAATCGATCGGCGGACTGAAGGCGCTGATCGCGCGCGCCGACGCCAACACCAAGGTGCTGTCGGACTGGAAGGCGAAGACACCGTGGATTGATTTCCTGGCCAAGGATCCGTCAATCCGCTCCAACACCTCGGTGTGCCTGAAGTTCATCGATCCCGCGATAACCTCGCTGACCGCGGACGCGCAGGCCGAGTTCTCCAAGAAGCTGGTTGCGCTGGTGGAGAAGGAAGCCGCCGGTTACGACTTCGCCTATTACCGCGATGCGCCGGCGGGCCTGCGGATCTGGTGCGGCGCCACGGTGGAAGCCTCCGACGTTGCGCTGCTGACGCAGTGGATCGACTGGGCGTTCGCCGAAGCCAAGGCCGCGCTGCCGAAGGCGGCTTAG
- a CDS encoding GNAT family N-acetyltransferase, with protein sequence MTEIAKVAIRPARREDVGTIIAMLADDRLGGARERIEDPLPQSYFTAFERLQHDPNILLVVAEDGEGAVVGCLQLCILPGLSLQGASRGLIEDVRVASHCRSRGIGEQMVQWAVAEARARECKLVELLTHHTRVDAQRFYERLGFARSHVGMTLRF encoded by the coding sequence ATGACTGAGATTGCGAAGGTCGCCATCCGCCCCGCGCGCCGCGAGGACGTGGGCACCATCATTGCCATGCTGGCGGACGATCGGCTCGGCGGTGCGCGTGAGCGGATCGAAGACCCGCTGCCGCAATCCTATTTCACGGCCTTTGAACGGCTGCAGCATGACCCGAACATCCTTCTCGTCGTCGCCGAGGACGGCGAAGGCGCCGTGGTCGGTTGCCTGCAGCTATGCATTCTGCCGGGGCTGAGTTTGCAAGGCGCGTCGCGCGGCCTGATCGAGGATGTCCGCGTCGCCAGCCACTGCCGCAGCCGCGGCATCGGCGAGCAGATGGTGCAATGGGCAGTCGCAGAAGCGCGCGCGAGGGAATGCAAACTGGTCGAATTGCTGACGCATCACACCCGTGTCGATGCGCAGCGGTTCTACGAGCGCTTGGGTTTTGCGCGCAGCCATGTCGGCATGACCTTGCGATTTTGA
- a CDS encoding glutathione S-transferase family protein encodes MKIYGDTNSGNCLKVKWVCDHLALPYTWIAVDTLKGETRTAEFLKLNGAGQVPTIELDDGRTLAQSNAIIRYLARGSGLIPQDAFAEGKMDEWLFWEQYSHEPYIAVCRFQMFYLKKPASDLDPEKVKRGYAALARMEHQLALTPFLVGDAVTLADISLLAYTRVAHEGGFDLDGYAAVRRWIGETEKFLKLPPAR; translated from the coding sequence ATGAAGATCTACGGCGATACCAATTCCGGCAATTGTCTGAAGGTGAAGTGGGTGTGCGACCATCTCGCGCTGCCCTACACCTGGATAGCGGTGGATACGCTCAAGGGCGAGACGCGGACGGCCGAGTTTCTCAAGCTCAACGGCGCCGGCCAGGTGCCGACGATCGAACTCGACGACGGCCGCACGCTGGCGCAATCCAACGCCATCATCCGCTATCTCGCCCGCGGCTCTGGTCTCATTCCGCAGGATGCATTCGCGGAAGGAAAGATGGATGAATGGCTGTTCTGGGAGCAATACAGCCACGAGCCCTATATCGCCGTCTGCCGCTTCCAGATGTTCTACCTGAAGAAGCCGGCCTCTGATCTCGACCCTGAGAAGGTCAAGCGCGGCTATGCGGCGCTGGCGCGGATGGAGCATCAGCTTGCGCTGACGCCGTTCCTGGTCGGCGACGCCGTCACGCTCGCCGACATATCGCTATTGGCCTATACCCGCGTGGCGCATGAAGGCGGCTTCGATCTCGACGGCTACGCCGCGGTGCGCCGCTGGATCGGCGAGACCGAAAAATTCCTCAAGCTTCCGCCGGCGCGCTGA
- a CDS encoding outer membrane protein, producing the protein MRRFLLVAMLCGAVTGARAADMPDLPFLRGGFTEGLSTSTVNWQGGYIGGHAAYGTSNMNFANSTRTIAARLLDGTEMESVQRISEWPIMGKVSAHGEGFGGFVGYNFQWTDVVVGVELNYTHGKFGGSQTGSMSRFFTLPSGYTVGATYEGTARMNISDMGTLRVRGGYAYGSFLPYMFAGIALGQADIIRTARVFGTQVNSAVAPPFNNVPFDVSATDAQYSHLIYGYSFGLGTEIMLISNLFMRAEWEYVRFASSVDTSINTVRAGLGYKF; encoded by the coding sequence ATGCGTCGATTCTTGCTGGTGGCGATGTTATGCGGAGCGGTGACGGGCGCGCGAGCCGCCGATATGCCGGACCTGCCGTTTCTCCGCGGCGGCTTCACCGAGGGGCTGAGCACCAGCACAGTGAACTGGCAAGGCGGCTACATCGGCGGACATGCCGCCTATGGCACTTCCAACATGAATTTTGCGAATTCGACGAGGACCATCGCGGCGCGCCTCTTGGACGGCACGGAGATGGAGAGCGTCCAGCGAATATCGGAGTGGCCGATCATGGGGAAAGTTTCGGCCCACGGAGAGGGGTTCGGCGGATTCGTCGGCTACAACTTCCAGTGGACCGACGTCGTCGTAGGCGTTGAACTGAATTACACGCACGGCAAGTTCGGCGGCTCGCAGACCGGCAGCATGTCGCGGTTCTTCACGCTTCCTTCCGGGTACACGGTTGGCGCCACCTATGAAGGGACTGCGCGGATGAATATTTCCGACATGGGAACGCTTCGGGTCCGCGGCGGCTATGCGTATGGCTCGTTCCTCCCTTATATGTTTGCCGGCATCGCACTCGGGCAGGCCGATATCATTCGCACCGCCCGTGTTTTCGGAACTCAGGTCAATTCCGCCGTCGCGCCGCCTTTCAATAACGTGCCGTTCGACGTTAGCGCAACCGACGCCCAGTATAGCCACTTGATCTACGGCTATTCGTTCGGTCTCGGCACCGAAATAATGCTGATATCAAATCTGTTCATGCGCGCGGAATGGGAATACGTGCGCTTTGCCTCTTCGGTCGACACCAGCATCAACACGGTCCGCGCCGGCCTCGGCTACAAATTCTGA
- a CDS encoding outer membrane protein: MRSVKSFIAAGAATLLSQAAFAADMAIAPPPYAAAPVVEDFGGWYLRGDIGFSNQRVDRLNNALDATTTSSVQTNSFGTAGIFGLGVGYKVNNWFRADVTGEYRGNSQFFGKDVITFPGGFGTDTYHATKSEWVVLGNAYVDLGTWWCVTPFIGAGVGGARVSIANFTDQGITNFAGVTSPSLAFGDNVAKWNFAWAAHAGLAYKVTPNFTVELAYRYLDMGDGLTGDLRTFDGTNNINNPTTFKNITSHDLKLGVRWDLTSPQVYAPPPLIRKG, from the coding sequence ATGCGTAGCGTTAAGTCTTTCATTGCCGCCGGTGCGGCCACTTTGTTGTCCCAGGCGGCGTTTGCTGCCGACATGGCGATTGCGCCGCCGCCCTATGCTGCGGCCCCGGTGGTCGAGGATTTCGGCGGTTGGTATCTGCGCGGCGATATCGGTTTCAGCAACCAGCGCGTCGATCGTCTGAACAACGCGCTCGATGCCACCACCACTTCGTCGGTGCAGACGAACAGCTTCGGCACCGCCGGCATTTTCGGCCTCGGCGTCGGTTACAAGGTCAACAACTGGTTCCGCGCTGACGTGACCGGTGAATATCGCGGCAATTCGCAATTCTTCGGCAAAGACGTCATCACCTTTCCGGGCGGCTTCGGCACCGATACCTATCACGCCACCAAGTCAGAATGGGTGGTTCTTGGCAACGCCTATGTCGATCTCGGCACGTGGTGGTGCGTCACCCCGTTCATCGGCGCCGGTGTTGGCGGCGCGCGGGTTTCGATTGCGAACTTCACCGATCAAGGCATTACCAATTTTGCTGGCGTCACATCACCGAGTCTCGCCTTCGGCGACAACGTCGCGAAGTGGAATTTCGCCTGGGCCGCGCATGCTGGTCTCGCCTACAAAGTCACGCCGAATTTTACCGTCGAACTCGCCTATCGCTATCTCGACATGGGCGACGGCCTGACCGGCGACCTCCGCACCTTCGACGGCACCAACAACATCAACAACCCGACCACCTTCAAGAACATCACCTCGCACGACCTGAAGCTCGGTGTACGCTGGGATCTGACCAGCCCGCAGGTCTACGCGCCGCCGCCGCTGATCCGCAAAGGTTAA
- a CDS encoding MFS transporter — protein MNKPVIVTEETATAPVVVSDAAPGLAAKAAVAGPAYIVLAGISFSHFLNDTMQSLIASVYPILKDAYALDYAQIGMITLAFQFTASLLQPVVGHFTDEKAQPFSLAIGMGFTFFGLLLLSVAHLYPIILIAAALVGLGSAVFHPESARIARLSSGGRYGFAQSVFQLGGSFGTSMGPVLAALIVVPFGQPSIAWFSSIAFLAIVILWRIGVWYKPQITTKKAAAVERHPDLPDSRRVRIALAVLVALLFSKQLYVSSLSSYYIFYLIEKFQVSTQAAQLYLFLFLAANAAGAFFGGPLGDRFGRRYVIWYSILGALPFTLALPYAGLFASAVLTVFIGLIISSATSSIIVFAQELMPHRFGMISGVFFGVAFGIGGLGAAVLGKLADHTGIAFVYHLCAFLPALGLLAVFLPKMPRPTR, from the coding sequence TTGAATAAGCCCGTCATCGTAACTGAGGAAACCGCGACCGCGCCGGTTGTCGTGTCGGACGCCGCGCCGGGGCTCGCTGCGAAAGCGGCCGTGGCAGGGCCGGCCTATATCGTGCTCGCCGGCATCAGCTTCTCGCACTTCCTCAACGACACCATGCAGTCGTTGATTGCCTCGGTCTATCCGATCCTGAAGGACGCCTATGCGCTCGACTACGCGCAGATCGGCATGATCACGCTGGCATTTCAGTTCACCGCGTCGCTACTGCAGCCCGTGGTTGGACATTTCACCGACGAGAAGGCGCAGCCGTTCTCGCTCGCGATCGGCATGGGCTTTACGTTCTTCGGCTTGCTGCTGCTCAGCGTCGCGCATCTCTATCCGATCATCCTGATCGCAGCGGCGCTGGTCGGGCTTGGCTCTGCGGTGTTTCACCCGGAGTCGGCGCGGATCGCGCGCCTGTCTTCCGGCGGACGCTACGGCTTCGCGCAATCGGTGTTTCAGCTCGGCGGCAGTTTCGGCACGTCGATGGGGCCGGTGCTGGCGGCGCTGATTGTGGTGCCGTTCGGCCAGCCTTCGATCGCCTGGTTTTCGTCGATCGCGTTTTTGGCGATCGTGATCCTGTGGCGGATCGGCGTTTGGTACAAGCCGCAGATCACGACAAAGAAAGCGGCGGCGGTAGAACGTCATCCGGACCTGCCGGATTCCCGGCGCGTCAGAATCGCGCTTGCGGTGCTGGTTGCGCTGTTGTTCTCGAAGCAGCTCTACGTGTCGAGCCTGTCGAGCTACTACATCTTCTATCTGATCGAAAAGTTTCAGGTGTCGACGCAGGCAGCCCAGCTCTATCTCTTCCTGTTTCTTGCCGCCAATGCGGCGGGTGCATTTTTCGGCGGGCCGCTCGGCGATCGCTTCGGGCGCAGATACGTCATCTGGTACTCGATCCTCGGCGCGCTGCCGTTCACGCTGGCGCTGCCCTATGCCGGCCTCTTTGCGAGCGCGGTGCTGACGGTGTTCATCGGTCTCATCATCTCGTCGGCGACGTCGTCGATCATCGTGTTCGCGCAGGAGCTGATGCCGCATCGTTTCGGGATGATCTCCGGCGTGTTCTTCGGCGTTGCATTCGGCATCGGCGGCCTTGGCGCCGCGGTGCTCGGCAAGCTCGCCGATCACACCGGCATCGCCTTCGTCTACCACCTCTGCGCATTCCTGCCGGCGCTCGGGCTGCTCGCGGTGTTCCTGCCGAAGATGCCGAGACCCACGCGCTAG